GTCTTTAAAAGGTGTAGGTCCTTATACGGCTGGTGCTGTGTTAAGTATAGCTTATGAAAAGCCTGAGCCAGCAGTAGACGGGAACGTCATGAGAGTTTTTTCGAGAATTCTTCTTATAAAAGAAGACATCGGCAAAGCAAAAACACGAAGGTTGTTTGAATCCTTTATTCCTAAATTCTTAGAAGGTGTTAAACCATCTGAATTTAACCAAGCGCTCATGGAGCTAGGAGCTTTAGTTTGCACACCCAAGTCACCTGGATGCTTACTATGTCCAGTACAAAAACACTGTGCTGCAAGGGCAGAAGGTATTCAAGATGAACTGCCTGTCAAAGAAAAAAAGAAAGCACCAGCAGCAAAAGAAATGGCAGCGGTTGTATTGAAAAATAAAAAAAGCCAGACCTTATTTCATCAACGTGGAGAAAAAGGTTTATTAGCTCGTTTATGGGAATATCCAAATGTAGAGGTCCCTGCTGGTGTTTCTCCAGAGGAAACAGTACAGACATATTTGAAAGAAAGCTTCGGTATAGAAGCTGACATAGGACCGAAAGTACAAAAAGTACAGCATGTATTTTCGCACTTGGTTTGGAACATCACTGTGTATGAAGCTGTAGTATTAGAATTTCCTGAGAACATACAAGATTGTAAGTGGCTTGATCCATTAGAAACAGAAGGGCTTGCCTTTCCAGTTTCTCATCAAAAAATATTAAAAGCACAAAAAGAAAGAGGGAATCAATATGGAGCTGGATTTAAAAAATAAGAAAGTTCTAGTTACTGGCGGATCGAAAGGCATCGGTAAAGGTATTGCTGCTTCTTTTATTCAAGAAGGAGCAATCGTAGGTATTGTGGCCCGTTCGAAAGAAGGGTTAAAAAGGGTAAAGGATAATTTAAAGAATGTTTATACGATAAAAGCTGATTTACTGTATGAAAAGGAGAGAAAAAGAGCGTTTAAAGAATTTGTAGATAAATTTTCAGTGGTAGACATTCTTGTTAACAATGTAGGGGGAAGCAGTGGGGGGAAAGTTGAAGATACAACTATGGCAGATTTTGAAAAAGCAATGAATTTAAACTACTTTTCTGCTGTACATTTTAGCAAGATGGCTTTTTCAGTTATGAAAGAAAACCAGTCAGGAAGTATCGTTAATAT
This DNA window, taken from Alteribacillus bidgolensis, encodes the following:
- the mutY gene encoding A/G-specific adenine glycosylase, whose amino-acid sequence is MEPHLQKIDIKEFQHDLIDWYNHHKRELPWRKNQDPYRVWVSEIMLQQTKVDTVIPYFNRFMEWFPTPEALAEAKEEKVMKAWEGLGYYSRVRNLQTAVKEVVEEYGGNVPSSKKEFSSLKGVGPYTAGAVLSIAYEKPEPAVDGNVMRVFSRILLIKEDIGKAKTRRLFESFIPKFLEGVKPSEFNQALMELGALVCTPKSPGCLLCPVQKHCAARAEGIQDELPVKEKKKAPAAKEMAAVVLKNKKSQTLFHQRGEKGLLARLWEYPNVEVPAGVSPEETVQTYLKESFGIEADIGPKVQKVQHVFSHLVWNITVYEAVVLEFPENIQDCKWLDPLETEGLAFPVSHQKILKAQKERGNQYGAGFKK
- a CDS encoding SDR family NAD(P)-dependent oxidoreductase — translated: MELDLKNKKVLVTGGSKGIGKGIAASFIQEGAIVGIVARSKEGLKRVKDNLKNVYTIKADLLYEKERKRAFKEFVDKFSVVDILVNNVGGSSGGKVEDTTMADFEKAMNLNYFSAVHFSKMAFSVMKENQSGSIVNISSIFGRESGGKPTYNNSKAALISFTKAFADEAIKEGIRVNSVAPGAILHPSGNWQKRLEDNPKKINEFVQREIPAGRFGTVEEVANVVTFLASDKASWVTGASVNVDGGQSKMNM